The genomic segment GTCATCACGTCCAGCACCTCGTTGATCATCTCCGGGTCGAGCGCGCTGGTCGGCTCGTCGAACAGCATCACCTTCGGCTGCATGGCGAGCGCCCGGGCGATCGCCACCCGCTGCTGCTGGCCGCCGGACAGCTGGGCCGGGTATTTCTCCGCCTGGTTGGCGACGCCGACCCGCTCCAGCAGCCCCATCGCGCGCTCGCGCACGATGTCGGACTTCTCCCGGCGCACCTTCACCGGGCCGAGCGTGACGTTCTCCAGGATCGTCTTGTGCGCGAACAGGTTGAACGACTGGAACACCATGCCGACCTCACTGCGCAGCCGGGCGAGTGCCTTGCCCTCCTCCGGCAGCACCGAGCCGTCCACGGTGATGGTGCCGGAGTCGATCGGCTCCAGCCGGTTGATCGCGCGGCACAGCGTCGACTTGCCCGAACCGGACGGGCCGATCACCACGACCACCTCGCCGGTGTGCACCGTCAGGTTGATGTCCTGGAGCACGTGCAGGGGGCCGAACCACTTGTTGACGCCGTCCAGCACGACCAGCGGCTCGCCGGTGTGCGGCGGCTCGGTCGGCTCGGGGTGGTGGCCTCGGTCTGGGTGTCCACTGCTTCGTCCTCAATCGTGCGTGGGGTTCGGCGTTTTTCCGTCTGTTTGCCTTGCGCCGTGGCGGCCACTGTAACGGTACCGGCCGACATGGCACGCGGTGACTGGTGTCACGGCGCGGTAACGGGCGCCGTTTGTGTCGAGATGACCGGGCAAATAGGGCATCGAGCCGGCCGTCGTCACCATCAGTGACGAATCGAGGTCGATCAGTGCCCTGCGGGGTCGCGGCTCGGGCGCCCGGCCGGCCGCGGCCGACGTGCCGGGCTCCGTGGTCGCGCGCACGGCTACCCTGGTCGATTGAGATGAGTACTCCCGTGGACACCCCAGCCGCCGGCCGCACGTACCAGGTCCGTACCTACGGCTGCCAGATGAACGTGCACGACTCCGAGCGGATCGCCGGCCTGCTGGAATCCGCCGGCTACGTCCAGGCGCCGGACGAGGCCACCCCGGATCTGGTCGTGTTCAACACCTGCGCGGTGCGGGAGAACGCCGACAACCGGCTGTACGGCAACCTCGGTCACCTGCGTCCCACCAAGGACGCGCACCCGGGCATGCAGATCGCCGTCGGCGGCTGCCTGGCGCAGAAGGACCGGGGCGAGATCGTGCAACGCGCGCCGTGGGTCGACGTGGTGTTCGGCACCCACAACGTGGGATCGCTGCCCGCGTTGCTGGAGCGGGCCCGGCACAACGAGGCGGCCGAGGTGGAGATCCTCGAATCGCTGGAGGTGTTCCCGTCCACGCTGCCGGCCAGGCGCGAGTCCGCCTACGCCGGCTGGGTGTCGATCTCGGTCGGCTGCAACAACACCTGCACCTTCTGCATCGTGCCGTCGCTGCGCGGCAAGGAGACCGACCGCCGGCCCGGCGACGTGCTCGCCGAGGTGCGCGCGCTGGTCGAGCAGGGTGTGCTGGAGGTGACCCTGCTCGGTCAGAACGTGAACTCCTACGGCGTGGAGTTCGGTGACCGGCAGGCGTTCGGCAAGCTGCTGCGGGCCTGCGGCGACATCGACGGGCTGGAGCGGGTGCGGTTCACCAGCCCGCATCCGCGCGACTTCACCGACGACGTGATCACCGCGATGGCCGAGACGCCCAACGTGTGCCACCAGCTGCACATGCCGCTGCAGTCCGGTTCGGACGCGGTGCTCAAGGCGATGCGCCGCTCCTACCGGTCCGGCCGCTACCTCGACATCCTGCGCAAGGTGCGCGAGGCGATGCCGGACGCGGCGATCACCACCGACATCATCGTCGGGTTCCCCGGCGAGACCGAGGAGGACTTCCAGGCCACCCTGGACGTGGTCGCCGAGGCCCGGTTCGCCTCGGCGTTCACCTTCCAGTACTCGATCCGGCCCGGTACCCCGGCCGCGACGATGGCCGACCAGGTGCCGAAGCCGGTCGTCCAGGAGCGGTACGAGCGGCTCGTCGCGCTGCAGGACGAGATCTCCTGGCAGGAGAACCGCAAGCTGGAGGGCCGCGAGGTGGAGGTGCTGGTCGCGGTCGGTGAGGGCCGCAAGGACCAGGCGACCGGGCGGCTGTCCGGGCGGGCCCGGGACGGCCGGCTGGTGCACTTCACCGGCGCCGAGGGCATCCGTCCCGGCGACGTCGTCACCACCACGATCAGCTACGGCGCGCCGCACCACCTGGTCGCCGATGGCCCGGTCGGCTCGCACCGGCGCACCGCCGCCGGCGACGCGGCCGAGGCGGGCCGCACCCCGAGCACCCCGGGCGTGCTGCTGGGCATGCCCACCGTCGGTGCACCCGCCGCCGGCTGACCCGGTGCCGGCGGCGTAGCCCGGCCCGGCGCGCGGGCCAGCGTTCCACCCGGTGCCGGTTGCCCCGCGCTACGGCGGCTCAGGAGGTGCGGGTGGTGGCCGCGGTGGCGAGAGCGGTCAGCACCTCGGCCGGCCGCGGTGCGATCGGGGCGCCGGCGAGAGCCGCCAGGCAGTCGGCGGTGAGTTGCCCGATGCGGCGTTCGGTGTCGGCCAGCGCGCCGGTGTCGACGATCAGCTCGCGCAGCTGCGCCACCCCGTCGGCGTCCAGGCCGGCGGCGCCGAGGCGGGCGTCGAGGACCGCGCGGCCGGCCGGCGTGGTCGCCTCGTACGCGGCGGCCACCAGATAGGTGCGCTTGCCCTCGCGCAGGTCGTCGCCGGCCGGCTTGCCCGTCTCGGCGGGATCGCCGAACACCCCGAGCACGTCGTCGCGCAGTTGGAACGCCTCACCCAGCGGCAGCCCGTACGCCGAGTACGCGGCGAGCGTGGCGGCGTCGGCGTCGGCGCCGGCCAGCCGGCCACCCAGCAGCAACGGCCGCTCCACCGTGTACTTCGCCGACTTGTACCGCGCGACCCGCTCGGCGCGGTCCCGGGAGGAGTGCGCCACGTCGGCCTGCGCCAGCACGTCGAGGTACTGCCCGGCCATCACCTCGGTACGCATCAGGTGGTACGTCTCGCGGCCGGCTTCCAGCCGGGGCGCCGGCACCCCGGAGCCGTCGTACATCTCGGCGGACCAACCCAGGCACAGGTCGCCGAGCAGGATCGCCGCCGCGGTACCGAAGCCGGCCGGTTCGCCGGACCACTGCCGCTCGGCGTGCAGCGCGGCGAACCGGCGGTGCACGGCCGGCTCGCCGCGCCGGGTGTCGGACGAGTCCATCACGTCGTCGTGCATCAACGCGCAGGCCTGCAGCAGCTCCAGCGAGGCGAAGGCGGTGACGGCGGCGTCGTCGTCGGCCCCGCCCGCGCCCCGGTACCCCCAGTAGGCGAAGGTGGGGCGCAGCCGCTTGCCGCCACCCAGCACGAACGCGTCCACCGCGGCGCAGATGTCGCCGAGCTGGGCGTCGATCGCGGTGAGCCGCGCGCGTTGCCCGGCGAGGAACTCGCGCAGCGCCGTCTCGATGCGCGCGCGCAGCGCGGCCGAGCTGGTGGCGGGCACCGTGGGCACCTGGGCTTCCCCCGATCGGCGGCTCGACCCGCCGGCTGCTGGTACGGCGGCCGCAACCGGCGGGGCCGCCTCGCAGCACGGTATCCCCACCGTGTTGCGGCACGACCGCCGGCCACCGGGCGGCCGGCCGATCCGCCGTCCGCCACCCGTACCCCACGGCATCGGCGACATGTCCGACCGGCAACGGCCGCGCGACACCTGGCCCGGCCGGTACAGTGACCAGGTGGCACTCGGTACCCCTTCGGTGATGCCCGGTGGCGATCCCGCCATCGGGCGGTTGGTGCGTGTGGCGGCACCGACGTTCTCGTTCGAGTTCTTCCCGCCCAAGACCGAACGCGGCAACGAACTGCTCTGGCAGGCGATCCGGGAGCTGGAACCGTTGCACCCGTCGTTCGTGTCGGTCACCTACGGCGCCGGCGGGTCGACCCGTGGGCGCACCGTGGAGATCACCGAGCGGATCGCGACCGAGACGACGCTGACCCCGATGGCGCACCTGACCGTCGTCAACCACTCCGTCGCCGAGCTGCGCAACCTGGTCGGCCGGCTGGCCGAGGCCGGGGTGCGCAACCTGCTCGCGCTGCGCGGTGACCCGCCGGGCGATCCGATGGGGGAGTGGGTCCGGCACCCGGAGGGGGTCGACTACGCCGCCGACCTGGTCCGGCTGATCCGCGAGGCCGGCGACTTCTGCGTCGGCGTGGCGGCCTTCCCGTACCGGCACCCGCGATCGCCGGACGTGGCCAGCGACACCCGCCACTTCATCCGCAAGTGCCGGGCCGGCGCCGACTTCGCGATCACCCAGATGTTCTTCGACGCCGACGACTACTTCCGGCTGCGCGACCGGGTCGCCGCGGCCGGCTGTGATGTGCCGATCCTCGCCGGCATCATGCCGGTGACCCGGATGAGCACCGTGGAGCGCTCCGAGCAGATGTCCGGTGCGCCGTTCCCGGCGGCGCTCGCGGCCGAGTTCGAGCGGGTGGCAGACGACCCGGAGGCGGTTCGGCAACTGGGCGTCGAGCAGGCCAGCCGGCTGTGCGAGCGGCTGCTCGCCGGCGGCGCGCCCGGCATCCACTTCTACACGCTGAACAGGTCCACCGCGACCCGCGAGGTGTGGCACAACCTGGCGCTGCCGACCGCCGCCGCGGCCGGCGGCTAGGTGGGCCGGTAGCGGCCGCCATGGTGGCCGGCGGGGGAGTCCAGACCGACTGGGTCGGCTACGCGACCCGGTGGAAGGCGCTGCACGGCGGCTACGACCCGCAGGCCGGCGCGTTCCCGGTGCGCGGCTGGTTCTACCTGACCTACCGGTCGGCTCGCGGGCTCGCCCGGATCGGCGTCAGCCCGGCCACGGTGACCGTGGTCGGCCTCGTCTGCTGCCTGTTCGTGCCGGCGGTGGCGGCCCAGCACGGCCGGTGGCCGGTGGTGGCCGGCGGCCTGGTGGCGCTCGCCGGCGTACTGGACGGCCTGGACGGTGCGGTCGCGGTGGTGGCCCGCCGCGTCACCCGGTTCGGCTACGTGTACGACGCGGTCCTCGACCGGCTCGGCGAGACCGCCTGGTTGGTGGCGTTCTGGCTGGTCGGGGTGCCCGGCTGGCTGGTCGCGCTGACCGCCTGCCTGGCCCTGCTGCACGAGTACCTGCGGGCCCGGGCCACCGCCGCCGGCCTGTCCGTGCACGCGGTGACCAGCCTGGCCGAGCGGCCGGTGCGGGTGTTGATCAGCGCGCTGGGGCTGACGCTGGTCGGGGTGTCCGGTGGGTTGTCGGACAGCCTCGCGGCCGGCGCCGGTACCGTCGCGGTCTCCATCTGGCTGCTGCTGGGCGTGGTGGGGTTCGTCCAGCTGTTCGCCGCGGTCGGCCGGGACCTGGGCTGACCGCCGGCGGCTGGGCCACCTGGGCTGACGCCGGTGGTCGGGTCAACGCTCCCGTGGCTCGTCGGCCTCGGCGCTTCGCGGCTTCGCGGACGTGGCGTCGGCGGTCGGCTCGCCGGTGGGTGCGGCCTCGGGAGGCTCGGCGTCCGGCTTGCCGCTGACGAACTCCTGGACCGCGATCTTGGCCCGGATCAACGGCTTGCGGATGCGTTCCTCGCGGCGCCGGGCGCGCCGCAGCTTGCGCGGGCGCCGGGCGTACCGCCAGCGGGCCCACGGCGCGTCCGGCCGGCTGAGCCGGATCGCCCCGATGACGGTCAGCAGCGGGATGAAGATGCCCACCAGGCCGGTCCAGATCTTGCCCTTGAGCAGGGTGATCACCACCAGCGCCAGGTTGAACAGGGTGTAGCCGGCGCCGATCAGCCAGCCGCCGAGGCCCGGGTACAGCGCGCGGGCGTCGTTGACGTCGCCGACCCCGATCGGGGTGACC from the Actinocatenispora thailandica genome contains:
- a CDS encoding amino acid ABC transporter ATP-binding protein: MVVLDGVNKWFGPLHVLQDINLTVHTGEVVVVIGPSGSGKSTLCRAINRLEPIDSGTITVDGSVLPEEGKALARLRSEVGMVFQSFNLFAHKTILENVTLGPVKVRREKSDIVRERAMGLLERVGVANQAEKYPAQLSGGQQQRVAIARALAMQPKVMLFDEPTSALDPEMINEVLDVMTSLAREGMTMIVVTHEMGFARRAANRVVFMADGQIVEQATPDEFFTNPRSERARDFLSKILTH
- the miaB gene encoding tRNA (N6-isopentenyl adenosine(37)-C2)-methylthiotransferase MiaB, with protein sequence MSTPVDTPAAGRTYQVRTYGCQMNVHDSERIAGLLESAGYVQAPDEATPDLVVFNTCAVRENADNRLYGNLGHLRPTKDAHPGMQIAVGGCLAQKDRGEIVQRAPWVDVVFGTHNVGSLPALLERARHNEAAEVEILESLEVFPSTLPARRESAYAGWVSISVGCNNTCTFCIVPSLRGKETDRRPGDVLAEVRALVEQGVLEVTLLGQNVNSYGVEFGDRQAFGKLLRACGDIDGLERVRFTSPHPRDFTDDVITAMAETPNVCHQLHMPLQSGSDAVLKAMRRSYRSGRYLDILRKVREAMPDAAITTDIIVGFPGETEEDFQATLDVVAEARFASAFTFQYSIRPGTPAATMADQVPKPVVQERYERLVALQDEISWQENRKLEGREVEVLVAVGEGRKDQATGRLSGRARDGRLVHFTGAEGIRPGDVVTTTISYGAPHHLVADGPVGSHRRTAAGDAAEAGRTPSTPGVLLGMPTVGAPAAG
- a CDS encoding polyprenyl synthetase family protein, with translation MPATSSAALRARIETALREFLAGQRARLTAIDAQLGDICAAVDAFVLGGGKRLRPTFAYWGYRGAGGADDDAAVTAFASLELLQACALMHDDVMDSSDTRRGEPAVHRRFAALHAERQWSGEPAGFGTAAAILLGDLCLGWSAEMYDGSGVPAPRLEAGRETYHLMRTEVMAGQYLDVLAQADVAHSSRDRAERVARYKSAKYTVERPLLLGGRLAGADADAATLAAYSAYGLPLGEAFQLRDDVLGVFGDPAETGKPAGDDLREGKRTYLVAAAYEATTPAGRAVLDARLGAAGLDADGVAQLRELIVDTGALADTERRIGQLTADCLAALAGAPIAPRPAEVLTALATAATTRTS
- the metF gene encoding methylenetetrahydrofolate reductase [NAD(P)H], which codes for MALGTPSVMPGGDPAIGRLVRVAAPTFSFEFFPPKTERGNELLWQAIRELEPLHPSFVSVTYGAGGSTRGRTVEITERIATETTLTPMAHLTVVNHSVAELRNLVGRLAEAGVRNLLALRGDPPGDPMGEWVRHPEGVDYAADLVRLIREAGDFCVGVAAFPYRHPRSPDVASDTRHFIRKCRAGADFAITQMFFDADDYFRLRDRVAAAGCDVPILAGIMPVTRMSTVERSEQMSGAPFPAALAAEFERVADDPEAVRQLGVEQASRLCERLLAGGAPGIHFYTLNRSTATREVWHNLALPTAAAAGG
- a CDS encoding CDP-alcohol phosphatidyltransferase family protein, with translation MVAGGGVQTDWVGYATRWKALHGGYDPQAGAFPVRGWFYLTYRSARGLARIGVSPATVTVVGLVCCLFVPAVAAQHGRWPVVAGGLVALAGVLDGLDGAVAVVARRVTRFGYVYDAVLDRLGETAWLVAFWLVGVPGWLVALTACLALLHEYLRARATAAGLSVHAVTSLAERPVRVLISALGLTLVGVSGGLSDSLAAGAGTVAVSIWLLLGVVGFVQLFAAVGRDLG